A genome region from Thermomonospora amylolytica includes the following:
- a CDS encoding hemerythrin domain-containing protein, which produces MSAETDVVDLLLRQHEQIHELFFQVQDRTGDERRDAFRRLVRLLAVHETAEEEIVHPLVRRVAPDGERVVAERLAEERRAKEILAALDGMDIGDPAFLDGIQELRRAVLDHAREEERREFPLVRREFGTAERRALAAAVRTAEATAPTHPHPGTESATRNLLAGPAVAVFDRTRDLVSGALARVTR; this is translated from the coding sequence ATGAGCGCCGAGACCGATGTGGTCGACCTGCTGCTGCGGCAGCACGAGCAGATCCACGAGCTGTTCTTCCAGGTTCAGGACCGCACCGGAGACGAACGACGGGACGCCTTCCGGCGGCTGGTCCGGCTGCTGGCCGTGCACGAGACGGCCGAGGAGGAGATCGTGCACCCGCTGGTGCGCCGGGTCGCCCCGGACGGGGAACGGGTCGTGGCCGAACGGCTGGCCGAGGAGCGGCGGGCCAAGGAGATCCTGGCGGCGCTGGACGGCATGGACATCGGCGACCCGGCGTTCCTGGACGGGATCCAGGAGCTGCGCAGGGCGGTCCTCGACCACGCCCGCGAGGAGGAACGGCGGGAGTTCCCGCTGGTGCGGCGGGAGTTCGGGACCGCCGAGCGCCGGGCGCTGGCGGCGGCGGTGCGCACCGCCGAGGCCACCGCGCCCACCCATCCGCATCCGGGCACCGAGAGCGCGACCCGCAACCTGCTGGCCGGGCCCGCCGTCGCCGTGTTCGACCGGACCCGCGACCTGGTCAGCGGGGCGCTGGCCAGGGTGACGCGCTGA
- a CDS encoding SpoIIE family protein phosphatase, translating into MRDEAAQAVETGAEWLDPMVGRIIARAGATIGLLYLLEPDKQVLRLTTVLGVSPDIAAPWKRVPVGAPAPATDALREHHLVWIRSHTELARRYPRTALILPYQFALVAAPITWGDTDWGALVLVLPPFHPPHLSRQERRRLETACRRLGRYLQEAADSGRPVRPALEPRLISPPPSRRPDPGEPVLALEFTERLPEGCCSLDLEGRIVFLTTRAAELLGRPRAELLGRLPWEALPWLYDPVYEDRYRSALVSRRPSRFTARRPPDQWLTFDMWPDSSGISVRITPTDMTGAIEDQTGRPEAAPSSPIRAGVLYQVMHLAATLTEAVGVQDVVDLVADQIMPAFDAQGLALFRADNGRLRIIGHRGYGPEMPELFDAVFYRHPRPTPVERALVSGIPSFITSPEEMERIYPGLSAISGKSAWAFLPLVASGRPVGCCLLSYDRPHPFPVEERAILTSLAGLITQALERAQLYDAKHQLAHGLQASLLPAELPGLPGLEVAARYRPATRGLDIGGDFYDLIRLNSATAAAVIGDVQGHNVTAAALMGQVRTAVHAHSAAGAAPGEVLAHTNRLLTDLNPGLFTSCLYAQIDLEGRKVCLASAGHPPPLLRRPDGDTEVLPVEPGLLLGIEPGGDYPTVELPFPDGSVLALYTDGLVESPDIGLDDAIVELAKTLSRAGRQTIESLADILLRHNLQDDSVSDDIALLLLSPYGRAAG; encoded by the coding sequence TGGTCGGCCGGATCATCGCGCGCGCCGGCGCCACCATCGGCCTGCTGTACCTGCTGGAGCCGGACAAGCAGGTGCTGCGGCTGACCACGGTGCTGGGGGTCAGCCCCGACATCGCCGCCCCCTGGAAGCGGGTGCCGGTCGGCGCCCCCGCGCCCGCCACCGACGCGCTGCGCGAGCACCACCTGGTGTGGATCCGCAGCCATACCGAGCTGGCCCGCCGCTACCCGCGGACCGCGCTGATCCTGCCGTACCAGTTCGCCCTGGTCGCCGCCCCCATCACCTGGGGGGACACCGACTGGGGGGCGCTGGTCCTGGTACTGCCGCCGTTCCACCCGCCGCACCTGTCCCGGCAGGAACGGCGCCGCCTGGAGACCGCCTGCCGGCGGCTGGGCCGCTACCTGCAGGAGGCCGCCGACAGCGGCCGTCCCGTCCGGCCCGCCCTCGAGCCGAGGCTGATCTCACCGCCGCCCTCCCGCAGGCCCGATCCCGGCGAGCCGGTGCTGGCGCTGGAGTTCACCGAACGGCTGCCGGAGGGATGCTGCTCGCTGGACCTGGAGGGCCGGATCGTTTTCCTCACCACCAGGGCCGCCGAACTGCTGGGCAGGCCGCGCGCGGAGCTGCTGGGCCGGCTCCCGTGGGAGGCGCTGCCCTGGCTGTACGACCCCGTCTACGAGGACCGCTACCGGTCCGCCCTGGTCAGCCGGCGGCCGTCCAGGTTCACCGCGCGGCGCCCGCCGGACCAGTGGCTGACGTTCGACATGTGGCCGGACTCCAGCGGCATCAGCGTCCGCATCACGCCCACCGACATGACCGGCGCCATCGAGGACCAGACCGGGCGGCCGGAGGCGGCGCCGTCCTCCCCCATCCGGGCCGGGGTGCTCTATCAGGTGATGCACCTGGCGGCCACGCTCACCGAGGCGGTCGGGGTGCAGGACGTGGTGGACCTGGTCGCCGACCAGATCATGCCGGCCTTCGACGCGCAGGGGCTAGCGCTGTTCCGGGCCGACAACGGCAGGCTGCGGATCATCGGCCACCGCGGGTACGGCCCGGAGATGCCCGAGCTGTTCGATGCGGTGTTCTACCGCCACCCCCGGCCGACCCCGGTCGAACGCGCGCTGGTCAGCGGCATCCCCAGCTTCATCACCTCCCCCGAGGAGATGGAGCGGATCTATCCCGGGCTGTCGGCGATCTCGGGCAAGTCGGCGTGGGCGTTCCTGCCGCTGGTCGCCTCGGGCCGGCCGGTCGGGTGCTGCCTGCTGTCCTACGACCGGCCGCACCCGTTCCCGGTGGAGGAGCGGGCGATCCTCACCTCGCTGGCCGGTCTGATCACCCAGGCCCTGGAACGCGCCCAGCTCTACGACGCCAAGCACCAGCTCGCCCACGGCCTGCAGGCCAGCCTGCTGCCCGCCGAGCTGCCCGGCCTGCCGGGGCTGGAGGTGGCGGCCCGCTACCGGCCCGCGACCCGCGGCCTGGACATCGGCGGCGACTTCTACGACCTGATCCGCCTGAACAGCGCCACGGCGGCGGCGGTGATCGGGGACGTGCAGGGCCACAACGTCACCGCCGCCGCGCTGATGGGACAGGTCCGCACCGCCGTGCACGCGCACAGCGCCGCGGGCGCCGCCCCGGGCGAGGTCCTCGCCCACACCAACCGGCTGCTGACCGACCTCAACCCGGGCCTGTTCACCAGTTGCCTGTACGCCCAGATCGACCTGGAAGGCCGGAAGGTCTGCCTGGCCTCGGCCGGGCATCCCCCGCCGCTGCTGCGCCGGCCGGACGGGGACACCGAAGTGCTGCCGGTGGAGCCGGGCCTGCTGCTGGGCATCGAGCCGGGCGGCGACTACCCGACGGTGGAACTGCCCTTCCCCGACGGCTCGGTGCTGGCGCTGTACACCGACGGGCTGGTGGAGTCGCCGGACATCGGCCTGGACGACGCGATCGTCGAGCTGGCCAAGACCCTGTCGCGGGCCGGGCGGCAGACGATCGAGTCGCTGGCCGACATCCTGCTGCGGCACAACCTGCAGGACGACTCCGTCAGCGACGACATCGCCCTCCTGCTGCTCAGCCCGTACGGCCGGGCAGCCGGCTGA